The genomic DNA AATAAAGGTCAGAAAGATGGTAAAGAACAAGCGCAAAGGTTTTACTTTCATGCTGCTCGCGCCGATCTTTGCCGCGTGGCGCATGGGAAGTCTGGACTTGATAAATTCGCTCTCGTCCTGCCGATAGTGCCTGATACGGATATCTTCGGGTTTCGTTTCACAAAATTCTTCGCGCGAGCCGTTTTCGTCCACGTGCGCCTGCCGATAAAATTTTTCGATATCGGCGTTTCCGTTGGCGATCAGAACCTGTTTTTCGGACGATGCGATGAACGCGCGGATATTTTGCAGATCCGTGTCCGTAAGAGCCGCGCCGCTCTTGACGCTGATCAGGTCCGTGCCGATAAAGGACACGTTTTCGCTCGCCTTTTTCGCCGCGATCTTGTTCTTTTTCACGTCGGAGATCACTTTCCCGTCTTTGAGTTCGATGATGCGGTCGGCGTACAATTCAGCGAATTCCCGATCGTGCGAAACGACGAGGACGAGTTTATCTTCGGAAAGTTTTTTCAGCGTATCGAAAACCTGCCGCCCCGTTGCCGAATCGAGCGCGCCCGTCGGTTCGTCCGCCATGATGATCTCGGGTTCCTTGACGAGCGCGCGGGCGATCGCGACGCGCTGTTTTTGTCCGCCCGAAAGGGTATTCGGCTTGCGCTTTGCAAAGTTTTCCAACTCCACCGCGCGCAGAATTTCCTGGATTTTTTCCCTGTCTTTCGCCTTGCCCTGCAATTCGAGGGCGAGCGCGACGTTCGCTTCCACCGTAAATTCGTCTAAAATGTTGTATTCCTGAAAGATAAAACCTATGTAGGTATTGCGGTAACTGTCGAAGTCGCCCGCCGTGAAAGTTTCGCTGCCCCGCCCTTTTACGATGATCTCTCCCGAATCGGGCCTGTCCAGGCCGCCGCATAAGTTTAATAGGGTGGATTTGCCGCTTCCCGATTTTCCGAGAAGAAAAACCATGCCCGTATCTTCGAAGGTGAGGGACACCCCGTCGAGCGCGCGCACGCTAACCCCGCCTTTGGCGGTATAAATTTTGGTAAGATTGCGAATTTCTAACATTTTTTCTCCTGTTGCCGTAAAGGCCGATAGATGAAGTATAGCATAAACATATACAAAATGCAATGCTTATACAAAATGAATAGGGCAAATATATTGCAAAATTCGGGAAAGCGTGATAAAATAGATTTTATAATAATTTGCACGGAAGGTGAAGATCCATGGTCATGTTCAGTCCCGAATTCGAAACAGCCGACAGAAAAGCGATCGAGGCGCTGCAACTCGAACGCTTAAAATATATCGTCGGCTACGCATATGATAACGTGCCCATGTATCGGCGTAAATTCGACGCGATCGGGCTCAAACCCTCGCATATCAAGACGTTTAAAGACGTTTCGCTCATTCCCTATACCACGAAGGACGACCTGCGCGAAAATTATCCGTTCGGGCTGTTCGCCGTCCCCATGAAAAAGATCATCCGCCTGCACGCGTCCAGCGGCACCACGGGCAAACCCGTCGTGGGCGGCTATACCCGCAAAGATCTGGACGACTGGGCGACTTGCATCGCCCGCGTTCTGGCGATGGCGGGCGCGACCGACGAGGACATCATACAGGTGTCTTTCGGCTACGGACTGTTCACGGGCGGGTTCGGTTTGCATTACGGCATCGAAAAACTGGGCGCCACCGTTGTTCCCATGTCCTCGGGAAATACCGAGCGCCAACTGATGCTTTTAAAAGATTTCGGCGCGACGGGGCTGGTCGCAACGCCCAGTTACGCCATGTATCTGATGGAAACGGCAAGGCGGAACGGCATGCTCAAAGATCTCAAACTGCGCCTCGCCATTCTCGGCGCCGAGGCTTCGACCGCGGAAATGCACGCGTCTTTGCGGGAAATTTCGGGCGTGTTCCCCACGGAAAACTACGGACTGACGGAAGTGGGCGGCCCCGGCGTTTCGGGTGAATGCCGCGAAAAGGCTGGCATGCACATCAACGAAGATTATTTTTATCCCGAGATCGTCGATATCGAAAAGAACGAGGTGCTTAAAGAGGGCGAGAGCGGCGAACTTCTGATCACGACGCTCGCGAAAGAGGGAATGCCTGTTCTCCGTTACCGCACCAAGGACATCACTTCACTCACCTATGCGCCGTGTAAGTGCGGCCGCACGACGGCGCGTATGTCCCGCGTGGTGGGAAGAACGGACGATATGCTCATCATCCGCGGCGTCAACGTGTTTCCTTCGCAGATCGAAAGCGTGCTCATGGGCATGCGCGAACTGGGCAAGAATTACGAGATCATCGTGGACAGGGCAAATTACATGGATTCTCTGGAAGTGCGCGTGGAGGTGGACGACGCCAACCTTTTGACCGATTACGGAAAGCTGGAAGAGTTGGTCGCGCGTATCCGCCACAATTTGCGTGTGGTCGTGCAGTTGGACGTGAAAGTCAAACTGGTTGAGCCCATGTCCATCCGCCGCGGCGAAGGAAAAGTCAAGCGCGTGATCGATCTGCGCAGCAAATAACAGCGAAAAACTTTGTGAGGTATGTATAGATGAAGAAATTATTGTTAGGCGATTTCGCCGTCGCGCGCGGCGCGTACGAGGCGGGCGTGAAAGTGGCGACCGCCTATCCGGGAACGCCTTCCACGGAGATCACCGAGGAGATCTCGCGCTACGACGAAGTGTACAGCGAATGGTCCCCCAACGAAAAGGTGGCGCTGGAAGTGGGCATAGGCGCCGCGATCCGCGGCGCGCGCACGCTCGTTTCCATGAAGCACGTGGGGCTCAACGTGGCGTGCGATCCGCTGTTTACGTCTGTATATACGGGCGTCAACGCGGGGCTGGTCATCGCCGTGGCGGACGATCCGTCCGTGTTCAGTTCGCAGAACGAACAGGATACCCGCCTGACTGCGGTCAGCGCGAGGATCCCCGTGATTGAGCCTTCCGACAGCCGTGAGGCGAAGGACTTTACCAAGGCGGCGTTTGAAATTTCGGAAAAATACGATACGCCCGTCATTTTGCGCATCACCACGCGCGTCGCCCACTCCCAGAGCCAGGTGGAGTTGTGCGAACGGGAAGAGCGCCCCGTCAAAGAATACAAAAAAGACATTGCCAAATACGTGATGATGCCCGCCAACGCCAAGCGCAAGCACGTGGTGGTGGAGGAGCGCCTCGAAAAACTTTCCGAGGATGCGAACGGATTTTCATTCAATCAAATCGAAGAGGGCGACGGCGAGATCGGCATCATCTGCGCGGGCGGCGTCTACCAGTTCGTCAAAGAGGCGCTGCCGAACGCGAGCGTTTTAAAACTCGGCATGAGTTATCCGCTCCCGTATAAACTGATCGAAAAATTCGCTAAGAGCGTCAAACGCTGTATCGTTGCGGAAGAACTTGCGCCGCACATCGAAACGCTCGTCAAGGCGCACGGGATCAAAGTGGAGGGCAAGAACCTTTTCCCGCTCAACGGCGAATTTTCCGCGTCGCTCATCCGCGAGCGCGTGCTCGGGGAAAAGATCGGACACAAGGCGGCGGAAGTGCCCGCGCGCCCGCCCGTGCTCTGTTCGGGCTGCCCGCACCGCGGCGTGTTCTACGTTTTGTCCAAACTCAAACTCAACGTGCTCGGCGATATCGGCTGCTATACGCTCGGCGCGGTGGCGCCGCTTTCCGCCATGGACGCGGTCGTGTGCATGGGCGCGAGTATCGGCATGGCGATCGGGTTCGACAAAGCCGACCCCGAAGCGCATAAACATTCGGTCGCGGTCATCGGCGATTCCACCTTCTGCCACAGCGGCGTGACGGGGCTAATGGACGCGGTGTATAACCGTTCCAACGTGACGGTCATCATTCTGGATAACCGCACCACGGGCATGACGGGGCATCAGAACCACCCCGCCACGGGCAAGACCATCAAAAACGAGCCGACGTACGAACTCGACCTGGAACAGGTCTGCCGCGCGGTCGGCGTGAAGAGCGTGAACACCGTCGATCCCAACGATATCGGAACGTTTGAAAAAGTTTTGAAAGAGGAACTTTTGAAAGAGGAAGTTTCCGTCATCATCGCAAAGCGTCCGTGCGTTCTTCTCACCAAAAAATTGTATGAAAGTTTCGTCATTACGGACAAATGCAAGAACTGCAAAATGTGTCTGAAACTCGGATGTCCCGCCATCGTGAACGGCAAAAACGGCGTGACCATCGACGTTTCGCTGTGCACGGAATGCGGTCTTTGCCAGAACGTCTGCAAATTCGGCGCTATTCAGGGGAGGAACAAATAATGGATATTTTGATCGTAGGCGTAGGCGGGCAGGGAACGCTGCTCGCGAGCCGCGTTTTGGGCAAATACGCGCTGAAACAGGGACAGGACGTCAAACTGAGCGAGGTGCACGGCATGGCGCAGCGCGGCGGCAGCGTCATGACGTACGTCCGCATGGGCGACGCCGTGCGTTCGCCCATCATCGACGAGGGCGGCGCAGACGTGATCCTCGCGTTCGAAAAACTGGAAGCGCTGCGCTATCTTCATTATCTGAAAGAGGGGGGCGTCGTGCTGTATTCGACGCAGGAGATCATGCCCATGCCCGTCGTTACGGGCGCGGCGGAATATCCGCAGGGCATCGAAAGCGTCTTGAACGGCTGCGCCGTGAACGCTTTGGATCTCGCCTTGGAGGCGGGCAACTCCAAAGCCGCAAACTCGGTCATGCTCGGCGCGCTCTGCAAAAAACTCGGATTCGATAAAGAGGCGTTTTTACGGGCGCTCATATCCTCCATTCCGCAGAAACTGGCGGAAATGAACGAAAAGGCGTTCGGACTGGGCTTTGCCGCCGTATAAAAATTCTTTACAGAGGCGAAAAGATGCAGAAAACAAAGATACAAGATCATATCTTCAATCCCGCATACGAGTGTTTGTCCCGTTCGGAAATGCAGAATCTGCAGAGCGAACGGCTGAGAAAGACGGTGGAACGCGTCTACAACAACTGCGCGCCTTACCGCAAAAAGATGGACGAACTCAAACTGAAACCTTCCGACGTCAAGTCGGTTTCCGACCTTTATAAACTGCCGTTCACCGTCAAGCACGATTTAAGAGAGGCGTACCCGTTCGGCTTTTATTCTTCGCCCGCAGAGGATATCGTGGAAGTGCACGCGTCCAGCGGCACCACGGGCAAACTCACGGTGGTGGGATATAGCCGCAACGATCTGGAAGTATGGAGCGAGATCGTCGCGCGCGGGCTTTCCATGGCGGGCGTGACCAAGGATTCCATGGTGCACGTCGCTTACGGCTACGGCCTGTTTACGGGCGGGCTGGGCGCGCACTACGGCGCGCAGAAGATCGGCGCTTCCACCGTTCCCGCGTCCGCGGGCAACACCATCCGCCAGTTGACGCTTTTAAGGGATTTCGGCGCGACGCACCTTTGCTGTACGCCTTCCTACGCCATCTTTCTGGGAACGGAGATCGAAAAGGCGGGCATGAAAATAGAAGATTTCTCCCTGGTGGGCGGCGCGTTCGGCGCCGAACCCTGGACGGACAATATGCGCCGCGAGATCGAACGCACCCTGCATATCGACGCTCTGGATATCTACGGCCTTTCGGAGATCTGCGGGCCTGGCGTTGCGATGGAGTGCCTGCAAAAGAGCGGTTCGCACGTGCAGGAAGACCATTTCATTCCCGAGATCATCGATCCCGAAACGCTGGAACCGCTGCCGTTCGGCAGCGAAGGGGAACTCGTGTTCACCACGATCACCAAGACGGGACAGCCGCTCATACGCTACCGCACGCGCGATCTTTGCACCCTCTCAAACGAGAAGTGCGCCTGCGGCCGCACCACGGTCAAGATGGGGCGCGTCAAGGGGCGTTCGGACGATATGCTCATCGTGCGCGGCGTCAACGTGTTCCCTTCGCAGATCGAGGCGGCAATCATGAACGTTGCGGGCGTGTCGCCGCATTATATGATCTACGTGGACCGCGTGAACAATCTCGATACCATGGAGATCCATATCGAACTTGCGGGCAATATCGCGCCCGACATGGTGAGCGATCTGGAATCCATCAAAAAGAAAGTGGAAACGGAAGTCAATTCCTATATCGGCGTGGGCGCGCGCATCAAACTTTGCGAATCGGGCTCCATTCAGCGGAGCGAAGGCAAAGCGCAGCGCGTCGTCGACCGCAGAAAATAACATTGAAAGGAGGAAAATAAGATGTTGGTAAAACAACTCTCCGTATTTATGGAAAACAGGCCCGGAAGATTGTACAAACTGACGCACGCGCTGGGGCAGGAGGGCATCGATTTCGTCACCCTGTCCATCGCGGACACCAAGGATTACGGCATCGTGCGTTTCATCGCGCGCGACAACGACCGCGCATACGAAATTCTGAAACAGGCGGGCTTTACCGTGGGGCAGACGGAGTTGATCGGCGTGGAAGTGGAAGATAAGCCCAACGCCTTGGCGGAAGTCATCGCGCTGCTCGAAGAAGAGAATATAAATATCGAATATCT from Candidatus Borkfalkia ceftriaxoniphila includes the following:
- the iorA gene encoding indolepyruvate ferredoxin oxidoreductase subunit alpha; this translates as MKKLLLGDFAVARGAYEAGVKVATAYPGTPSTEITEEISRYDEVYSEWSPNEKVALEVGIGAAIRGARTLVSMKHVGLNVACDPLFTSVYTGVNAGLVIAVADDPSVFSSQNEQDTRLTAVSARIPVIEPSDSREAKDFTKAAFEISEKYDTPVILRITTRVAHSQSQVELCEREERPVKEYKKDIAKYVMMPANAKRKHVVVEERLEKLSEDANGFSFNQIEEGDGEIGIICAGGVYQFVKEALPNASVLKLGMSYPLPYKLIEKFAKSVKRCIVAEELAPHIETLVKAHGIKVEGKNLFPLNGEFSASLIRERVLGEKIGHKAAEVPARPPVLCSGCPHRGVFYVLSKLKLNVLGDIGCYTLGAVAPLSAMDAVVCMGASIGMAIGFDKADPEAHKHSVAVIGDSTFCHSGVTGLMDAVYNRSNVTVIILDNRTTGMTGHQNHPATGKTIKNEPTYELDLEQVCRAVGVKSVNTVDPNDIGTFEKVLKEELLKEEVSVIIAKRPCVLLTKKLYESFVITDKCKNCKMCLKLGCPAIVNGKNGVTIDVSLCTECGLCQNVCKFGAIQGRNK
- a CDS encoding phenylacetate--CoA ligase family protein, with translation MFSPEFETADRKAIEALQLERLKYIVGYAYDNVPMYRRKFDAIGLKPSHIKTFKDVSLIPYTTKDDLRENYPFGLFAVPMKKIIRLHASSGTTGKPVVGGYTRKDLDDWATCIARVLAMAGATDEDIIQVSFGYGLFTGGFGLHYGIEKLGATVVPMSSGNTERQLMLLKDFGATGLVATPSYAMYLMETARRNGMLKDLKLRLAILGAEASTAEMHASLREISGVFPTENYGLTEVGGPGVSGECREKAGMHINEDYFYPEIVDIEKNEVLKEGESGELLITTLAKEGMPVLRYRTKDITSLTYAPCKCGRTTARMSRVVGRTDDMLIIRGVNVFPSQIESVLMGMRELGKNYEIIVDRANYMDSLEVRVEVDDANLLTDYGKLEELVARIRHNLRVVVQLDVKVKLVEPMSIRRGEGKVKRVIDLRSK
- a CDS encoding phenylacetate--CoA ligase family protein; protein product: MQKTKIQDHIFNPAYECLSRSEMQNLQSERLRKTVERVYNNCAPYRKKMDELKLKPSDVKSVSDLYKLPFTVKHDLREAYPFGFYSSPAEDIVEVHASSGTTGKLTVVGYSRNDLEVWSEIVARGLSMAGVTKDSMVHVAYGYGLFTGGLGAHYGAQKIGASTVPASAGNTIRQLTLLRDFGATHLCCTPSYAIFLGTEIEKAGMKIEDFSLVGGAFGAEPWTDNMRREIERTLHIDALDIYGLSEICGPGVAMECLQKSGSHVQEDHFIPEIIDPETLEPLPFGSEGELVFTTITKTGQPLIRYRTRDLCTLSNEKCACGRTTVKMGRVKGRSDDMLIVRGVNVFPSQIEAAIMNVAGVSPHYMIYVDRVNNLDTMEIHIELAGNIAPDMVSDLESIKKKVETEVNSYIGVGARIKLCESGSIQRSEGKAQRVVDRRK
- a CDS encoding indolepyruvate oxidoreductase subunit beta, yielding MDILIVGVGGQGTLLASRVLGKYALKQGQDVKLSEVHGMAQRGGSVMTYVRMGDAVRSPIIDEGGADVILAFEKLEALRYLHYLKEGGVVLYSTQEIMPMPVVTGAAEYPQGIESVLNGCAVNALDLALEAGNSKAANSVMLGALCKKLGFDKEAFLRALISSIPQKLAEMNEKAFGLGFAAV
- a CDS encoding ACT domain-containing protein; this translates as MLVKQLSVFMENRPGRLYKLTHALGQEGIDFVTLSIADTKDYGIVRFIARDNDRAYEILKQAGFTVGQTELIGVEVEDKPNALAEVIALLEEENINIEYLYSFVLTNHNSAKILMRVEDTERAVKLLGERGIKLLSEKIL